In one window of Cydia fagiglandana chromosome 1, ilCydFagi1.1, whole genome shotgun sequence DNA:
- the LOC134670294 gene encoding uncharacterized protein LOC134670294 — protein MDEAKQTLLDLLEKIAKEQKYVNNTVDLKEVSAGGSNITSALFLSTIRADDKPDLKLFAKVALLNDHVRKITPMKCPFTTELYFYTKLKKQYERIEDKHNVIEDHRVRMPKLYGCCDEYLSETLVLEDLVAQGFENFDRQQPADLEYVTAAIDLMAKFHALSLAFHDDDPVSFKEASDTLTMDTSIIEEMTPIVKPKMVANALAAAKGENREKLEKFFKQEPCQLLKFTDTFRSKNRNILVHGVFKPNNLMHRRRDGKLEIVLMDFQLVFDGDPLRDLLYFIFTATDEAFRRSHYHAMLDLYHERLSEALRRFQIDVETVYPESMYRAQLEEYSMLGLTIAVTVLPLVLVEEEDIPKFDDDYKMDDIVVQGSKLYKERLNGVINNYVEWGLL, from the exons ATGGACGAAGCAAAACAAACGTTGTTGGACTTGCTCGAAAAGATAGCCAAGGAACAAAAATATGTGAACAACACGGTAGACCTTAAAGAGGTCAGTGCTGGAGGCTCGAACATAACCTCTGCGCTGTTTCTCTCGACTATCCGTGCCGACGACAAACCAGACTTGAAACTCTTCGCTAAAGTCGCTCTCTTGAATGACCACGTACGTAAGATTACTCCTATGAAATGCCCGTTTACTACTGAACTTTACTTCTACACTAAACTAAAGAAGCAATATGAAAGGATAGAAGATAAACACAACGTTATTGAGGATCATAGAGTGCGCATGCCGAAGCTGTACGGCTGCTGCGACGAGTATCTAAGTGAGACCTTAGTTCTGGAGGATCTGGTTGCTCAGGGATTTGAGAATTTCGACAGGCAGCAACCTGCTGATCTGGAATACGTGACAGCCGCAATCGATCTGATGGCCAAGTTCCACGCTTTATCCCTAGCCTTTCACGATGACGATCCGGTTAGCTTTAAAGAGGCAAGCGACACGCTGACGATGGACACATCTATAATAGAAGAGATGACACCGATCGTGAAGCCTAAAATGGTGGCTAATGCGCTCGCAGCTGCCAAGGGCGAGAACCGAGAGAAGCTGGAGAAGTTTTTTAAACAGGAACCGTGTCAGTTACTGAAGTTTACGGATACGTTCCGCAGCAAAAATAGAAATATACTCGTGCACGGTGTCTTTAAACCAAATAATCTAATGCATAGGCGACGA GACGGCAAACTAGAGATCGTCTTAATGGATTTCCAGCTGGTATTCGACGGGGATCCACTGCGGGACCTGTTGTACTTCATCTTTACCGCTACCGACGAAGCCTTCCGTCGCTCGCACTATCACGCCATGCTGGACCTGTACCACGAGCGCCTGAGCGAGGCGCTGCGGCGGTTTCAGATTGATGTTGAGACTGTCTATCCGGAGAGCATGTACAGAGCGCAGCTAGAAGAG TATTCCATGCTGGGGCTCACTATCGCCGTGACCGTGTTACCCTTGGTGCTAGTGGAAGAGGAGGATATTCCGAAATTCGACGATGATTACAAGATGGATGACATCGTAGTACAAGGCAGCAAGCTCTACAAGGAGAGGCTTAACGGCGTGATCAATAATTATGTGGAGTGGGGACTGCTGTGA